The following proteins come from a genomic window of Eisenibacter elegans DSM 3317:
- the miaB gene encoding tRNA (N6-isopentenyl adenosine(37)-C2)-methylthiotransferase MiaB has protein sequence MSKLIQDIPVMPEGAASSPEACETYQTTPDTHSGKGRKLYIESYGCQMNFSDSEIVASVMSEHGFDTTSTPDEADVIFLNTCAIRDNAEQRIRKRLQVLNDFKQKRPQLTIGVLGCMAERLKAQLLEEEKMVDLVAGPDAYRALPDLVAEVDGGHKAVNVFLSREETYADITPVRLNSNGITAFISISRGCDNMCSFCVVPFTRGRERSRNPHSIVAEAQDLFDRGYREVTLLGQNVDSYLWSSHPEVISIKGEEKAVKKGVDLTGVEVVNFAQLLESVAKVSPDLRVRFSTSHPKDMTDDVLRTMAAYDNICNYIHLPVQSGSSRVLDLMNRGYTREWYMDRVEAIRRIVGNDCGISTDIITGFCTETEEDHQATLSLMEWANYDFAYMFYYSERPNTPAAKKHVDDVPLDIKKRRLNEVIALQQTLSARRNQQDVGRVYKVLIEGFSKRSDEYLMGRNSANKVVVFPKEHYQKGQYAHVLIKDCTAATLLGEAVE, from the coding sequence ATGAGCAAGTTAATTCAAGACATTCCGGTGATGCCGGAAGGCGCAGCAAGCAGCCCCGAAGCCTGCGAGACTTACCAAACCACCCCCGATACCCATAGCGGCAAAGGCCGCAAACTGTATATAGAGAGCTATGGCTGTCAGATGAATTTTTCGGACAGCGAAATCGTAGCCTCTGTGATGAGTGAACACGGCTTCGACACCACCTCTACGCCCGACGAGGCCGATGTCATCTTCCTCAACACCTGCGCCATTCGCGACAATGCTGAGCAGCGCATCCGCAAGCGCCTACAGGTGCTCAACGATTTCAAACAAAAGCGCCCCCAGCTCACCATCGGGGTGTTGGGCTGTATGGCTGAGCGCCTCAAAGCCCAGCTGCTCGAAGAAGAAAAGATGGTAGACCTCGTAGCCGGCCCCGACGCTTACCGCGCCCTGCCCGACTTGGTCGCCGAGGTTGATGGTGGGCACAAGGCTGTCAATGTATTCCTCTCTCGCGAAGAGACCTATGCCGACATCACGCCTGTGCGCCTCAACAGCAACGGCATCACGGCCTTTATCTCGATTTCCCGTGGCTGCGACAATATGTGCTCTTTCTGTGTCGTACCTTTTACCCGTGGCCGTGAGCGCAGCCGCAACCCGCATTCTATCGTGGCCGAAGCCCAAGACCTCTTCGACAGGGGCTACCGCGAGGTTACCCTCCTAGGCCAAAACGTAGACTCCTACCTATGGAGCTCACACCCCGAGGTCATCTCTATCAAGGGTGAAGAAAAGGCCGTCAAAAAAGGGGTAGACCTAACCGGCGTGGAAGTTGTCAACTTTGCCCAACTACTCGAAAGTGTAGCCAAGGTAAGCCCCGACCTGCGCGTGCGCTTTTCGACCTCTCACCCCAAGGACATGACCGATGATGTGCTGCGCACTATGGCCGCCTACGACAACATCTGCAACTACATCCACCTGCCCGTACAGAGTGGCAGCAGCCGCGTGCTCGACCTCATGAACCGTGGCTACACCCGCGAATGGTATATGGATAGGGTAGAGGCCATCCGCCGGATAGTGGGCAACGATTGTGGCATCTCGACCGATATCATCACGGGCTTCTGCACCGAAACCGAAGAAGACCACCAAGCCACACTCTCCCTTATGGAGTGGGCCAACTACGATTTTGCCTACATGTTTTACTACTCTGAGCGCCCCAACACGCCGGCAGCCAAAAAACACGTAGACGATGTACCGCTCGACATCAAAAAACGCCGCCTCAACGAAGTCATCGCCCTACAGCAGACCCTTTCCGCCCGCCGCAATCAGCAAGATGTAGGCCGTGTATACAAAGTACTCATCGAAGGTTTCTCGAAGCGCTCCGACGAGTATTTGATGGGTCGCAACTCCGCCAACAAGGTCGTTGTATTCCCCAAAGAGCACTACCAAAAAGGTCAATATGCCCACGTACTCATCAAAGACTGTACCGCCGCCACCCTCTTAGGCGAAGCCGTAGAGTAG
- a CDS encoding WG repeat-containing protein, with protein sequence MQDLPLVSYRKGNKWGFVSYGDKKTVILPKYDEAERFREGLALIKLNGKYGYVDKEGRECGEDLEELQMILGYSLL encoded by the coding sequence GTGCAAGACCTGCCTCTTGTCTCCTACCGAAAGGGGAACAAATGGGGTTTTGTCAGCTATGGAGATAAAAAAACGGTCATCCTTCCAAAGTATGACGAGGCTGAGCGTTTTCGCGAAGGATTGGCTCTAATCAAACTCAATGGTAAATACGGATATGTGGATAAAGAAGGTCGGGAGTGTGGGGAGGATTTAGAGGAGCTTCAGATGATTTTGGGGTACAGCCTTTTGTAG
- a CDS encoding aconitate hydratase has protein sequence MAFDIDMIKAVYARMGERIESARKVVGRPLTLAEKILYTHLYDGIPTQAFKRGADYVDFAPDRVAMQDATAQMALLQFMSAGKPKVAVPSTVHCDHLIQAKQGAAKDLATAKDINKEVYDFLSSVSDKYGIGFWKPGAGIIHQVVLENYAFPGGMMIGTDSHTPNAGGLGMIAIGVGGADAVDVMAGMAWELKFPKLIGIKLTGKLSGWASAKDVILKVAGILTVKGGTGAIVEYFGEGADALSATGKGTICNMGAEIGATTSVFAFDQHMKEYLESTDRADVAALAEQYKAHLRPDEEVYADPAKYYDQLIEINLSELEPHINGPFTPDLAWPLSKFAQAVKDNGYPQRLEVGLIGSCTNSSYEDLTRAASLAKQAIDKKLKVNAEFTITPGSETVRYTAERDGLLDTFGQIGGVVLANACGPCIGQWSRHIDDPERANSIITSFNRNFAKRNDGFTATHAFVASPEIVTAFAIAGDLTFNPMTDKLVNQDGQEVMLDEPTGLMAPPKGYAVEDRGYQAPAEDGSKVQVQVSPSSDRLQLLDPFKAWEGTDLTGLKLLIKAKGKCTTDHISMAGPWLKYRGHLDNISNNLLIGATNAFNGATNKVKNQLDGSYGEVPAVQRAYKAAGIGSVVVGDENYGEGSSREHAAMEPRHLGVRAVIVKSFARIHETNLKKQGMLALTFANPADYDKVKEDDNIDIVGLTTFAEGQPLKMVLNHADGSKDEVTLNHTYNTAQIEWFKAGSALNLIAAQNA, from the coding sequence ATGGCTTTTGATATTGATATGATTAAGGCTGTCTATGCTCGTATGGGCGAGCGTATAGAGTCAGCACGCAAAGTAGTAGGCCGCCCCCTTACTTTGGCCGAGAAGATTTTGTATACCCACCTCTATGATGGCATCCCTACGCAAGCCTTCAAACGCGGTGCTGATTATGTAGATTTTGCCCCTGACCGTGTAGCTATGCAGGATGCTACCGCTCAAATGGCTCTGTTGCAGTTTATGTCTGCCGGCAAACCCAAGGTAGCTGTTCCGAGTACTGTACACTGCGACCACTTAATCCAAGCCAAGCAAGGCGCTGCCAAAGATTTGGCCACTGCCAAAGACATCAACAAGGAGGTTTATGACTTCTTGTCTTCGGTATCAGACAAGTATGGCATCGGCTTCTGGAAGCCCGGCGCAGGGATTATCCACCAAGTAGTACTCGAAAACTACGCCTTTCCGGGTGGTATGATGATCGGTACAGACTCTCACACGCCCAATGCAGGCGGCCTAGGAATGATTGCCATCGGTGTAGGTGGTGCAGATGCAGTAGACGTAATGGCCGGTATGGCTTGGGAGCTGAAGTTCCCCAAACTCATCGGTATCAAACTTACCGGTAAGCTGAGCGGATGGGCTTCTGCCAAAGATGTAATCTTGAAAGTAGCTGGCATCCTGACCGTAAAAGGCGGTACCGGTGCTATTGTAGAATACTTCGGAGAAGGCGCAGACGCACTTTCTGCTACCGGCAAAGGTACTATCTGCAATATGGGAGCTGAAATCGGAGCTACTACTTCGGTGTTTGCCTTCGACCAACATATGAAGGAGTACCTAGAGTCTACCGACCGTGCAGATGTAGCCGCCCTCGCCGAGCAGTATAAAGCCCACCTCCGCCCCGACGAAGAAGTGTACGCCGATCCTGCCAAATATTATGACCAACTCATCGAAATCAACCTCTCTGAGTTGGAGCCACACATCAACGGTCCCTTCACGCCCGACTTGGCTTGGCCTCTCTCTAAGTTTGCCCAAGCGGTTAAAGACAACGGCTATCCACAGCGCCTCGAAGTAGGACTCATCGGCTCTTGTACCAACTCTTCTTACGAAGACTTGACCCGCGCTGCCTCGCTCGCCAAGCAAGCCATCGACAAAAAACTAAAGGTAAACGCTGAGTTTACCATCACCCCTGGTTCTGAAACCGTTCGCTATACTGCCGAACGCGACGGCTTGCTCGATACCTTCGGTCAAATAGGCGGCGTAGTATTGGCCAATGCCTGCGGCCCTTGTATCGGTCAGTGGTCGCGCCATATCGACGACCCAGAGCGCGCCAACTCTATCATCACCTCGTTTAACCGTAACTTTGCCAAGCGTAACGATGGCTTCACGGCCACACACGCCTTCGTGGCCTCGCCCGAAATCGTAACGGCCTTTGCCATTGCCGGCGACCTGACCTTCAACCCCATGACCGACAAGCTTGTAAACCAAGACGGTCAGGAAGTGATGCTCGATGAGCCTACCGGCTTGATGGCTCCCCCCAAAGGTTATGCCGTAGAAGACCGTGGCTACCAAGCCCCCGCCGAAGACGGCAGCAAGGTACAAGTACAGGTAAGCCCCAGCTCTGACCGCTTGCAGCTCCTAGACCCTTTCAAAGCTTGGGAAGGTACTGACCTCACCGGCCTCAAGCTGCTCATCAAAGCCAAAGGCAAGTGTACTACCGACCATATCTCGATGGCCGGCCCTTGGCTCAAATATCGCGGACATCTCGACAATATCTCCAACAACCTCCTCATCGGCGCTACCAATGCCTTCAACGGCGCTACCAACAAGGTGAAAAACCAACTGGATGGCAGCTACGGAGAAGTACCTGCCGTACAGCGTGCTTACAAAGCCGCCGGTATTGGATCGGTAGTCGTAGGAGACGAAAACTACGGTGAAGGCTCTTCGCGTGAGCACGCTGCTATGGAGCCACGCCACCTCGGCGTGCGTGCCGTGATTGTAAAATCATTTGCCCGTATTCACGAAACCAACCTCAAAAAGCAAGGAATGCTGGCGCTTACTTTTGCCAACCCAGCCGACTACGACAAAGTCAAGGAAGACGATAACATCGATATCGTAGGCCTGACTACTTTTGCCGAAGGGCAGCCGCTCAAAATGGTGCTCAACCACGCCGACGGTAGCAAAGACGAGGTAACCCTGAACCATACCTACAACACTGCTCAGATTGAGTGGTTCAAGGCTGGTTCGGCGCTCAACCTCATCGCCGCACAAAACGCCTAA
- a CDS encoding dihydrofolate reductase, whose product MQLILIVAVAQNGVIGHKNQLPWHLPADLKHFKATTLGQAIVMGRKTFESIGRPLPKRLNIVLTRQANYPAPEGIATCTTLAAAQALAAAQGYTQLFVIGGGELYAQALPLAHKIILTAVAAQPEGDAFFPTPDPAQWQLTAETPVAADTDNQYPFTIQEWVRRG is encoded by the coding sequence ATGCAACTGATTCTGATTGTCGCCGTAGCCCAAAACGGCGTTATTGGTCATAAAAACCAACTGCCTTGGCACCTGCCGGCAGACCTTAAGCATTTCAAAGCCACTACCCTTGGTCAAGCCATCGTGATGGGGCGCAAAACTTTTGAGTCCATCGGCAGGCCGCTGCCCAAGCGGCTCAACATTGTCCTGACCAGACAAGCCAATTATCCTGCTCCGGAGGGCATAGCCACCTGTACAACCCTAGCCGCTGCCCAAGCCCTAGCCGCCGCCCAAGGCTACACACAACTGTTTGTGATAGGTGGGGGAGAGTTGTATGCCCAAGCCCTTCCCTTGGCACACAAAATCATCTTGACAGCCGTAGCCGCCCAGCCCGAAGGCGATGCGTTTTTCCCCACACCCGACCCTGCGCAGTGGCAGCTCACCGCCGAAACCCCCGTAGCCGCCGATACCGACAACCAATACCCCTTCACGATTCAGGAGTGGGTGCGGCGGGGATAA
- the proS gene encoding proline--tRNA ligase — protein sequence MSKGLPKRSEDYSAWYNELVKKADLAENSPVRGCMVIKPYGYAIWEKMQAELDRMFKETGHVNAYFPLFIPKSYLSKEAAHVEGFAKECAVVTHYRLKNSEDGSGVIVDPDAKLEEELIVRPTSETVIWSTYKNWIQSYRDLPILVNQWANVVRWEMRTRLFLRTAEFLWQEGHTAHATREEAMQEAVQMMNVYATFAEEFMALPVVKGVKSANERFAGAEETFCIEALMQDGKALQAGTSHFLGQNFAKAFDVQFANQQGQLEYVWGTSWGVSTRLMGALIMAHSDDLGLVLPPRLAPHQVVIVPIFKGDTQKAELLDHCHRLKKQLTAQGIRVKLDDRDTQTPGFKFADWELKGVPVRLAIGLRDLENQTVELARRDKPSKEDKLSVPLADVLPTVTQILEEMQQSIYQKALDFRQANTHTANSYEEFKTLLQTKAGFIAAHWDGTPETEERIKAETKATIRCIPLEGQPEPGNCIVTGKPSAQRVLFAIAY from the coding sequence ATGAGCAAAGGACTGCCCAAACGTAGCGAAGATTATTCTGCTTGGTACAACGAATTGGTCAAAAAAGCGGATTTGGCCGAAAACTCCCCCGTGCGCGGCTGTATGGTCATCAAACCCTATGGGTATGCCATTTGGGAAAAAATGCAGGCCGAACTAGACCGGATGTTTAAGGAAACCGGCCACGTCAATGCCTATTTTCCGTTGTTTATCCCCAAGTCTTACTTGAGCAAAGAAGCCGCTCACGTCGAGGGCTTTGCCAAGGAATGTGCTGTGGTAACGCACTATCGCCTCAAAAACAGTGAAGATGGCTCAGGTGTCATCGTCGACCCCGACGCCAAGCTTGAAGAGGAACTAATTGTGCGGCCTACGTCTGAGACGGTCATCTGGAGTACTTATAAAAACTGGATACAGTCGTACCGCGACCTGCCAATCCTTGTCAACCAATGGGCCAATGTGGTACGTTGGGAAATGCGCACGCGCCTGTTCCTGCGCACCGCTGAGTTCCTTTGGCAAGAAGGACACACCGCCCACGCCACCCGCGAAGAGGCCATGCAAGAGGCCGTACAGATGATGAATGTGTATGCCACCTTTGCCGAAGAGTTTATGGCACTACCCGTGGTCAAGGGCGTAAAATCAGCCAACGAACGCTTTGCAGGCGCTGAGGAAACTTTCTGTATCGAAGCCTTGATGCAAGACGGCAAGGCGCTGCAAGCCGGTACTTCGCACTTCTTGGGGCAAAATTTTGCCAAAGCCTTCGATGTGCAGTTTGCCAACCAACAAGGGCAGCTGGAGTACGTTTGGGGGACATCTTGGGGCGTAAGTACCCGCCTGATGGGTGCCCTCATTATGGCGCACTCCGACGACCTCGGCCTCGTACTGCCGCCACGCCTAGCCCCCCACCAAGTGGTGATTGTGCCTATCTTCAAAGGAGATACCCAAAAGGCCGAGCTGCTCGACCACTGCCACCGACTCAAAAAACAACTCACCGCGCAGGGCATCCGTGTCAAGCTCGACGACCGCGACACCCAAACCCCCGGCTTTAAATTTGCCGACTGGGAGCTGAAAGGAGTACCCGTGCGCTTGGCTATTGGCTTGAGAGACCTCGAAAACCAAACCGTAGAGCTAGCACGCCGCGACAAACCCAGCAAGGAAGACAAACTTTCGGTACCACTGGCCGACGTGCTGCCTACCGTCACCCAAATATTGGAAGAGATGCAACAAAGCATATATCAAAAGGCGCTCGACTTCCGCCAAGCCAATACACACACGGCCAACAGCTACGAAGAATTCAAAACACTGCTCCAAACCAAAGCAGGCTTTATTGCCGCTCATTGGGACGGAACGCCTGAAACCGAAGAGCGCATCAAGGCCGAAACCAAGGCTACCATCCGCTGCATCCCCTTAGAGGGGCAGCCTGAGCCCGGCAACTGCATCGTTACCGGAAAGCCTTCTGCACAGCGTGTACTTTTTGCCATTGCCTACTAA
- a CDS encoding two-component regulator propeller domain-containing protein: MGWNRTQILALMGTLWLGTVGYGFAQGLNPQLALTQYIADNWDVNKGLSSSIINEVKQSKDGYLWAGSFMGLNRFDGANFQLFTPSNVEGLTSITFDAAYESANGTLWFGTTGNGGLTAYQNQQLVHYGSRQGYPNRPVIAITEDPQNSQLWIGTVGYGVFVMDKAKGAFTQAKQLAPLNGQTISALLFDDEGRLWAATENNGLVIAKGNQYQHYTTQNAGLPNAPILSLYKLKTGQVLVGTSKGIYTKTPTGFRLKPNTEKYAVNTLLEDARGTLWFGTTTGLGRITARGIEFVEKLNEIPLYVTSLCYDHEGSLWIGLYRHGLLRLREGKFLNYTYREGLASIAVNGVLAVGKDRFYVGTDNGVVNVIEANGRISTLPTKQQFGTERIRHLAMAPDGSLWIASYKGVLQLRPDGSETFYNTKNGLKDEQARYLWISPDGQVWIGSRAGGIAILNPTTNQFRYLNKSQNTLHSDFVMQIKPLANGEVAVVSNNGGVAILDKNLRIKKVWNTESGMPDNLTFAVYEQVAQKQLWIATGSGLAIVMPNGTINTITSKEGLPSESIFDLVADNKGYLWLSTNMGLSRVAQQEIQDFLTGKNTRIHPQVFTDKDGMASSECTGAVHLCQTPDGRILIPTLGGLSIINPNKIPQNPHKPAVYIERIATEGQSFAPAQYLSQTLSLAQGWRRLNFEFTALSFIAADNVFFKYKLEGFDNEWTLTQERSISYTSLPPGQYTFRVQASNNDGLWNETGASVTLYIKPYFYQYTAFHMLVILLVLATLYGIYRWRIRVINQQKEALELIVQERTAQLNQQNEELHAQRDFIEAQVRELQSRELKINASINSARTIQQAILPPKTKLDMLLRNYFILYRPKDVVSGDFYWLNKIEDELIFVVADCTGHGVPGAFMTLIGNTLLDKIIRLKRITDPAEILTELNEEVQTVLMQRESKNNSGMDVTVVKAKKQDRDSYLITFAGAKHDVLYYDSADDQLKELKGDRKAIGGLQNPRLRFNNHTVVLQKGSVVYTGSDGYEDQNDVRRRKIGRAQFRTLLGNIAAQPLDQQQQALEKYLDQYMKDTEQRDDILLIAVKL, from the coding sequence ATGGGTTGGAACAGAACACAGATACTTGCCCTGATGGGGACTTTGTGGTTGGGGACAGTAGGATACGGTTTTGCGCAAGGGCTTAACCCCCAACTGGCTTTGACACAATACATCGCCGATAACTGGGATGTAAACAAGGGGTTGTCGTCGAGTATCATCAATGAGGTCAAACAAAGCAAAGATGGGTATCTATGGGCAGGCTCGTTTATGGGGCTGAATCGATTTGACGGGGCTAATTTTCAGTTGTTTACCCCTTCGAATGTGGAGGGGCTTACGTCTATCACCTTTGATGCGGCATATGAAAGCGCCAACGGAACATTGTGGTTTGGCACTACGGGTAATGGTGGGCTTACCGCTTACCAAAACCAGCAGTTGGTGCATTATGGAAGTAGACAAGGGTATCCCAACCGTCCGGTGATTGCCATTACCGAAGACCCTCAAAACTCTCAGCTTTGGATAGGTACGGTAGGCTATGGGGTTTTTGTGATGGATAAGGCGAAGGGGGCGTTTACACAAGCCAAACAACTAGCACCACTCAACGGCCAAACGATATCAGCCTTGCTTTTTGATGATGAGGGGCGGCTATGGGCTGCCACCGAAAACAACGGGTTGGTCATTGCCAAGGGCAATCAATATCAACACTATACGACGCAAAACGCCGGCCTGCCCAATGCGCCTATCCTGAGTTTGTACAAACTCAAAACTGGCCAAGTGTTGGTAGGTACTTCTAAGGGCATCTACACCAAAACTCCTACCGGATTCAGGCTAAAGCCTAATACCGAAAAGTATGCCGTCAATACTCTTTTGGAAGATGCTCGGGGCACGCTTTGGTTTGGTACTACTACCGGCTTGGGGCGCATCACGGCCAGAGGCATCGAGTTTGTAGAAAAGCTCAACGAAATCCCACTTTATGTAACCTCTCTCTGCTACGACCACGAGGGCTCACTGTGGATTGGCCTCTACCGCCACGGGCTCTTGCGCCTGCGCGAAGGGAAGTTTTTGAATTATACCTATAGGGAGGGCTTGGCCTCAATCGCCGTCAATGGGGTATTGGCCGTAGGGAAAGACCGTTTTTATGTAGGCACAGACAATGGTGTGGTCAATGTCATCGAAGCCAACGGGCGCATCAGTACCTTACCCACCAAGCAACAGTTTGGCACAGAGCGCATCCGCCATTTGGCAATGGCTCCAGATGGCTCCCTATGGATTGCTTCATATAAAGGTGTGTTGCAACTACGCCCCGATGGCTCCGAAACCTTCTACAATACCAAAAATGGCCTCAAAGACGAACAAGCGCGCTATCTATGGATAAGCCCCGACGGGCAAGTATGGATTGGCAGCCGTGCCGGCGGAATTGCCATTCTCAACCCCACAACCAATCAGTTCAGGTATCTCAACAAAAGCCAAAATACCCTCCACTCCGACTTTGTGATGCAGATAAAACCCCTGGCCAACGGTGAGGTGGCCGTAGTGAGCAATAATGGCGGCGTGGCCATATTGGATAAAAACCTGCGCATAAAAAAGGTATGGAACACAGAAAGCGGAATGCCCGACAACCTGACCTTTGCCGTGTATGAGCAAGTAGCTCAAAAACAACTGTGGATTGCCACCGGCAGCGGTTTGGCCATTGTGATGCCCAATGGCACTATCAACACCATCACCAGTAAAGAGGGCCTACCGAGTGAGAGTATTTTCGATTTGGTGGCCGACAACAAAGGCTATCTTTGGTTGAGTACCAATATGGGATTGAGCCGGGTGGCGCAGCAAGAAATACAAGATTTCCTCACAGGCAAAAATACCCGAATACACCCACAGGTCTTTACAGACAAAGACGGGATGGCTAGCAGCGAATGTACGGGCGCAGTACACCTCTGCCAAACGCCTGACGGACGGATTCTCATTCCGACGCTGGGCGGGCTTTCGATTATCAACCCCAACAAAATCCCACAAAACCCTCATAAACCCGCTGTATACATCGAGCGCATTGCAACCGAAGGCCAAAGCTTTGCACCCGCCCAGTACCTGTCTCAAACCCTCAGCTTAGCCCAAGGCTGGCGACGACTCAACTTTGAGTTTACGGCGCTGAGCTTCATAGCCGCCGACAATGTGTTTTTCAAATACAAGCTCGAAGGCTTCGACAATGAATGGACGCTGACCCAAGAGCGTAGTATCAGCTACACCAGCCTACCCCCCGGCCAATATACCTTCAGGGTACAAGCCTCCAACAATGATGGCTTATGGAACGAAACCGGAGCCAGTGTAACGCTTTATATCAAGCCCTATTTTTATCAATACACCGCCTTCCATATGTTGGTGATACTGTTGGTATTGGCCACCCTCTATGGGATTTATCGTTGGCGCATCCGTGTGATTAACCAACAAAAAGAAGCACTCGAACTCATCGTACAAGAGCGTACCGCGCAGCTCAACCAACAAAATGAAGAACTGCACGCACAACGCGATTTTATTGAAGCCCAAGTACGCGAACTCCAAAGCCGAGAGCTGAAAATCAATGCCAGTATCAACTCTGCACGAACCATCCAACAGGCTATCTTGCCACCAAAAACCAAACTCGACATGTTGTTGAGGAATTATTTTATCCTCTACAGACCTAAAGATGTGGTGTCAGGAGATTTTTATTGGCTCAACAAAATCGAGGACGAACTCATATTTGTCGTAGCCGACTGTACCGGCCACGGTGTCCCTGGGGCGTTTATGACCCTTATCGGCAATACCTTGCTCGATAAAATCATTCGCCTAAAACGCATCACAGACCCTGCCGAAATCTTGACCGAACTGAACGAAGAAGTACAGACGGTCTTGATGCAGCGCGAATCCAAAAACAATAGTGGCATGGATGTAACAGTTGTGAAGGCCAAAAAACAAGACCGAGACAGCTACCTCATTACTTTTGCCGGAGCCAAGCACGATGTCTTGTACTATGATAGCGCCGATGATCAACTAAAAGAACTAAAAGGAGATCGTAAAGCCATTGGTGGCTTACAAAACCCTCGGCTACGGTTCAACAACCACACGGTTGTTTTACAAAAAGGCTCGGTGGTATATACTGGTTCGGATGGTTACGAAGACCAAAACGATGTGCGACGGCGCAAAATCGGTCGCGCACAATTCAGAACTTTGCTCGGAAACATCGCTGCCCAACCACTCGACCAACAACAACAAGCCCTCGAAAAATACCTCGACCAATATATGAAAGATACCGAACAGCGGGATGACATCCTGCTGATTGCTGTCAAGCTCTGA